Proteins encoded within one genomic window of Candidatus Amarolinea dominans:
- a CDS encoding YgeY family selenium metabolism-linked hydrolase: protein MSKDPSQTTVTEIQRRVAAQWEPISTFFRELCAIPSIAGQIEAVGKRMAQEMESLGYDEVRFDKMGNIMGRIGSGPRVIVYDTHIDTVGIADPDAWKWDPFQGKIEDGVLFARGAGDEKGSAPGMVYGLALARDLGLLDGFTCYVFGNMEEDCDGIAPNTFVEIDPQVRPDFVVIGEPTRMKVYRGHKGRVEMKVVAKGRSAHAASNHLGDNAIYKLLPVIAAIRDMEPQLGDDPFLGHGKITVSDIRAQTASLNAVPDEATIFIDRRVTFGESRDEAIEQVRRLIPAANQAAGDIKVDMLFYDIPSYTGFVFPVDKYYPAWALDENHALVQAGQAARTALGLPAAPTGKWDFSTNGTYWMGKANIPSIGFGPGDETTAHTVNDSNRLDDVVKATEFYALLPALL from the coding sequence ATGTCAAAAGATCCTTCACAAACCACGGTGACGGAGATTCAGCGGCGCGTGGCTGCGCAGTGGGAACCGATCAGCACCTTCTTCCGTGAGCTGTGCGCCATTCCGAGCATAGCCGGCCAGATCGAGGCAGTCGGCAAACGCATGGCCCAAGAGATGGAGAGCCTGGGGTACGATGAGGTACGCTTCGATAAGATGGGCAACATCATGGGGCGCATCGGCAGCGGCCCGCGCGTCATCGTCTATGACACCCACATTGACACGGTAGGCATTGCCGATCCTGACGCCTGGAAATGGGATCCCTTCCAGGGCAAGATTGAAGACGGCGTCCTCTTCGCCCGCGGCGCCGGCGACGAAAAAGGCTCGGCGCCCGGCATGGTCTATGGCCTGGCCCTGGCCCGCGACCTGGGCCTGCTGGACGGATTTACCTGCTATGTGTTCGGCAACATGGAAGAGGACTGCGATGGCATTGCCCCCAATACCTTCGTCGAAATTGATCCGCAGGTGCGCCCCGATTTTGTCGTCATCGGCGAACCAACCAGGATGAAGGTCTATCGCGGACACAAAGGCCGCGTGGAGATGAAGGTGGTGGCCAAGGGCCGCAGCGCGCACGCCGCGTCCAATCACCTGGGCGACAACGCCATCTACAAACTGCTGCCCGTCATTGCGGCCATCCGCGACATGGAACCGCAGTTGGGCGATGACCCTTTCCTGGGGCATGGCAAGATCACCGTTTCAGACATCAGAGCGCAGACGGCCAGCCTGAACGCGGTCCCCGACGAAGCGACGATCTTCATTGATCGCCGCGTCACCTTTGGCGAATCCAGGGACGAGGCCATCGAGCAGGTGCGGCGCTTGATCCCGGCCGCCAACCAGGCCGCCGGTGATATCAAGGTGGATATGCTCTTCTACGACATCCCAAGTTACACCGGCTTCGTTTTTCCCGTGGACAAGTATTACCCGGCCTGGGCGTTGGACGAAAATCACGCGCTGGTGCAGGCTGGCCAGGCGGCGCGCACAGCCCTGGGGCTGCCCGCTGCGCCCACCGGCAAGTGGGACTTCAGCACCAACGGCACCTACTGGATGGGCAAGGCCAACATCCCCAGCATCGGCTTCGGCCCCGGAGATGAAACCACCGCCCACACCGTCAACGACAGCAACCGCCTGGATGACGTGGTCAAGGCCACAGAATTCTACGCCCTACTGCCCGCGCTGCTATAA
- a CDS encoding ornithine carbamoyltransferase, with protein MQTNLRGRDFIGDTDWTREEIETALDVAFDLKRMRALNLPHAYLRDKVLAMLFFFTSTRTRGSFEAGMAQLGGHAAFIESQTTQISHGDTAKEIGEIYGRYYDGIAIRQCDWNYGNKYINDVAAASRSPVLNMQCDVYHPFQILADLMTIMEKKGKDLRRKKIAVSWAYAASYVKPISVPQSLIIQMSRFGMDVVLAHPPEYRLMPHLLQEAQDNAKRYGGSFSVTHDMDEAFTGADVVYPKSWGCLLTTEDGGQAAEIAKKYTSWITDDRRMALAHDDAIYMHCLPADRNIEVTDSVIDGPQSVVYDEAENRLHVQKAVMALTMP; from the coding sequence ATGCAAACCAACTTACGCGGACGTGACTTCATTGGCGACACCGACTGGACGCGTGAAGAGATCGAGACGGCGCTCGACGTGGCTTTTGACTTGAAGCGCATGCGCGCCTTGAACCTTCCCCATGCCTACCTGCGTGACAAAGTGCTGGCGATGCTCTTCTTCTTCACCAGCACGCGCACGCGTGGCTCCTTCGAAGCGGGCATGGCGCAGTTGGGCGGCCATGCCGCGTTCATCGAATCGCAGACCACCCAGATCAGCCACGGCGACACCGCCAAAGAGATCGGCGAAATCTACGGGCGCTACTACGACGGCATCGCCATCCGCCAGTGCGACTGGAACTACGGCAACAAATACATCAACGATGTGGCCGCAGCCAGCCGCTCCCCGGTGCTCAACATGCAGTGCGATGTCTACCATCCCTTCCAAATCCTGGCCGACCTGATGACCATCATGGAAAAGAAGGGCAAAGACCTGCGGCGCAAGAAGATCGCCGTCTCCTGGGCCTATGCCGCCAGTTACGTCAAGCCCATCTCGGTGCCGCAGTCTCTCATCATCCAGATGAGCCGCTTCGGCATGGATGTGGTACTGGCGCATCCGCCGGAGTACAGGCTGATGCCGCACCTGCTGCAAGAGGCGCAGGATAATGCCAAACGCTACGGCGGCAGTTTCAGCGTCACGCACGACATGGACGAAGCCTTTACCGGCGCCGATGTGGTCTACCCCAAGAGCTGGGGCTGCCTGCTGACCACCGAGGATGGCGGTCAGGCGGCCGAGATTGCCAAAAAATACACCAGTTGGATCACCGATGACCGCCGCATGGCCCTGGCCCACGACGACGCCATCTACATGCACTGCCTGCCCGCCGATCGCAACATCGAAGTGACCGACAGTGTCATTGACGGCCCGCAGAGCGTGGTCTACGACGAAGCCGAAAATCGCCTGCACGTGCAAAAAGCGGTCATGGCGCTGACCATGCCTTGA
- a CDS encoding type II toxin-antitoxin system PemK/MazF family toxin, whose product MKRGDLYRVTNPSARDPKKSRVFVVVSRQVLIDSRFSTVICAPVYSNHDGLSTQVPIGIAEGLKHDSSIHCDELVSLPKSLLTDYIGALTPRLMGMLSQALRAALDLPD is encoded by the coding sequence ATGAAACGCGGTGACCTGTATCGAGTGACAAATCCCTCGGCGCGCGACCCCAAGAAGTCGCGCGTGTTCGTAGTCGTGAGCAGACAGGTCTTGATTGACTCCCGTTTCTCCACAGTCATTTGCGCGCCTGTTTATTCGAATCACGACGGCTTGTCAACACAGGTGCCGATTGGGATTGCTGAAGGTTTGAAGCACGACAGCAGCATTCACTGTGATGAATTGGTGAGCCTGCCCAAATCACTGCTGACTGACTACATTGGTGCGTTGACCCCCAGACTGATGGGTATGCTGAGCCAGGCGTTGCGAGCTGCCCTTGACTTGCCAGACTAA
- a CDS encoding M20 family metallopeptidase, which yields MAQMAAGHLAAAGAAVEIIPGQVNGSMVQATWAGGDGKPLLLLAHHDTVHPIGSLARNPPRVEDGRVYGPGSYDMKGGALLAAAALAAIRSLGRPLPRPVILLSTADEELSSTDSRPLIEALARQAEAVLVLEPAFYGGELKTARKGVGTFTIRALGRASHAGGAHELGINAIVELAHQVRALTDLTDYERGITISVGLIQGGSAVNTVPAAAEMQVDARVWRLEDAAWVNQQVYALRPHLPGASLQISGGVERPPMERLPGTVRLFELARRLGQEIGLDLVERAVGGASDGNFTAALGIPTLDGLGVCGDGAHTDEEYVLIGQLAPRAAVLAGLLLNV from the coding sequence ATGGCGCAGATGGCGGCCGGTCACCTGGCCGCGGCCGGCGCGGCCGTGGAGATCATCCCTGGCCAGGTAAACGGCAGCATGGTGCAGGCCACCTGGGCCGGCGGCGACGGCAAGCCGCTCTTGCTCCTGGCCCATCATGACACGGTACACCCCATCGGCAGCCTGGCGCGCAATCCGCCGCGCGTCGAAGATGGTCGCGTCTATGGCCCTGGCTCCTACGACATGAAGGGCGGCGCCCTGCTGGCGGCCGCGGCCCTGGCGGCTATCCGCAGCCTGGGGCGACCCTTGCCGCGGCCGGTCATCCTGCTGAGCACGGCCGATGAAGAGCTATCGAGCACCGACTCGCGCCCCCTGATCGAGGCGCTGGCGCGCCAGGCCGAGGCGGTGCTGGTGCTGGAACCGGCCTTCTACGGCGGTGAGTTGAAGACGGCGCGCAAGGGCGTGGGCACCTTCACGATCAGGGCGTTGGGCCGTGCCTCGCACGCGGGCGGCGCGCACGAGTTGGGCATCAACGCCATTGTGGAGCTGGCGCACCAGGTTCGGGCGCTGACCGACCTGACCGATTACGAACGCGGCATCACCATCAGCGTGGGGCTGATTCAGGGCGGCAGCGCGGTCAACACCGTGCCCGCGGCGGCTGAAATGCAGGTGGATGCGCGCGTGTGGCGACTGGAAGATGCAGCCTGGGTCAATCAACAGGTCTATGCGCTGCGCCCACACCTGCCGGGCGCCAGCCTGCAGATCAGTGGCGGCGTGGAACGGCCGCCGATGGAACGCCTGCCAGGCACCGTGCGTCTGTTCGAGCTGGCGCGGCGCCTGGGTCAGGAGATCGGCCTGGACCTGGTCGAGCGTGCAGTGGGCGGCGCCAGCGATGGCAATTTCACCGCGGCGTTGGGCATTCCCACCCTGGATGGCCTGGGCGTGTGCGGCGACGGCGCGCATACCGATGAGGAATATGTCTTGATCGGGCAACTGGCGCCGCGCGCGGCCGTTCTGGCGGGACTGCTGTTGAATGTGTAG
- the menC gene encoding o-succinylbenzoate synthase, protein MINIEQAALHLIAMPLVSPFETSFGRQTVRQAILVELRTPSGSGWGECVAGDAPAYSYETTDTAWSVLSQYLVPAVLAQPFDSPPALHERWAWMRGHNMARAAVEQAAAALLAADADQSLATFLGGERTSVPVGVSVGIQATPEALVDTVAGYLAQGYGRIKLKIKPGKDIAFVEAVRRAYPAVLLQVDANSAYTLADSERLRQLDDFNLLLIEQPLDHDDIYEHSLLQRQLRTPICLDESIHTLLHARAALALSACRIINIKVGRVGGLIPARQIHDLCQAHGVPVWCGGMLETGVGRAANLALASLPNFRLPGDISASSRYYTADIAEPTFSLNPDSTISVPTAPGLGVIVNREALLRVTLHSATFSAA, encoded by the coding sequence ATGATCAATATCGAACAGGCCGCACTGCATCTGATTGCGATGCCGCTGGTCTCTCCATTCGAAACCAGCTTTGGCCGGCAGACCGTGCGCCAGGCCATCCTGGTTGAGCTGCGTACGCCGAGCGGTTCCGGCTGGGGCGAGTGTGTGGCGGGAGATGCGCCCGCCTATTCCTACGAAACCACCGATACCGCCTGGTCCGTTCTCAGTCAGTACCTCGTGCCGGCGGTGCTGGCGCAGCCCTTCGATAGCCCGCCGGCGCTGCACGAGCGCTGGGCCTGGATGCGCGGTCACAACATGGCGCGGGCGGCCGTCGAACAGGCCGCCGCCGCGCTGCTGGCCGCAGACGCCGATCAGTCGCTGGCGACTTTCCTGGGCGGTGAACGCACCAGCGTGCCGGTGGGCGTCAGTGTGGGCATTCAGGCCACACCTGAAGCCCTGGTGGATACCGTCGCTGGCTACCTGGCGCAGGGCTATGGCCGCATCAAGCTCAAGATCAAGCCCGGCAAGGACATTGCCTTTGTCGAAGCAGTGCGCCGCGCCTACCCCGCTGTGCTGCTGCAGGTTGATGCCAACTCGGCCTACACCCTGGCCGATAGCGAGCGCCTGCGCCAGCTTGACGATTTCAACCTGCTGTTGATCGAACAACCGCTCGATCATGACGACATCTACGAGCACAGTCTGTTGCAGCGCCAGTTGCGGACACCCATCTGCCTGGACGAGAGCATCCACACCCTGCTCCATGCGCGTGCGGCGCTGGCGTTGAGCGCCTGCCGCATCATCAATATCAAAGTCGGTCGCGTCGGCGGCCTGATACCTGCACGCCAGATTCATGACCTGTGCCAGGCGCACGGCGTGCCGGTCTGGTGCGGCGGCATGTTGGAAACAGGGGTCGGGCGCGCGGCCAACCTGGCGCTGGCCTCCCTGCCCAACTTCCGTCTACCCGGCGACATCTCGGCCAGCAGCCGTTATTACACGGCTGACATTGCCGAGCCGACCTTCAGCCTGAACCCGGACAGCACGATCAGCGTCCCCACAGCGCCGGGTCTGGGGGTGATTGTCAACCGCGAGGCGCTGCTGCGCGTCACCCTGCACAGCGCCACATTCAGCGCAGCGTAA
- a CDS encoding polymer-forming cytoskeletal protein, whose protein sequence is MFGKEKRPEPDAIEALIGARATFSGNLRCDGSVRIDGVIESGSITTPTNVIITASASVMADIQARVVSVSGAYKGTITAERVELLEGGRIWGIVRVNSFLLDDGGYLRGELVMQGDEPQQPFLIPAPAAPKAQIPVVESNGAVAA, encoded by the coding sequence GTGTTTGGAAAAGAAAAGCGACCGGAACCTGATGCCATCGAGGCCCTGATCGGTGCACGGGCGACGTTTAGTGGCAACCTGCGTTGTGATGGCAGTGTGCGCATTGACGGCGTGATCGAAAGCGGCAGCATTACCACGCCCACGAATGTGATTATTACCGCCAGTGCCAGTGTCATGGCCGATATTCAGGCCAGGGTGGTTTCGGTATCAGGCGCGTACAAAGGCACCATCACGGCCGAGCGCGTTGAGCTGCTGGAGGGCGGGCGTATCTGGGGAATCGTGCGTGTCAACTCCTTCTTGTTGGATGACGGCGGCTACCTACGCGGTGAACTGGTGATGCAGGGCGACGAACCGCAGCAGCCGTTCTTGATTCCAGCCCCGGCCGCACCCAAAGCACAGATCCCAGTGGTTGAGAGCAACGGCGCGGTCGCCGCGTAA
- a CDS encoding ribose-phosphate diphosphokinase, whose amino-acid sequence MPQHPLHLFSGTANRPLAERIAECLQMPLGACETKHLPDSEVYVEIHEAIRGQDIFFIQPCSAPVNDNLMELLLYVDAFRRASAHTITVVVPYFPYSRQERMAHGREAISARVVARMLQTLGVTRVVYVDIHAEATQGFFDIPVDPLSARKVFIEYFENKDLENPIIVAPDVGRAKLAGRYAEVMGLPLALMHKRRLSHSEVENSHVVGDLKDKTPIVIDDMIAGGSILTQLNALVEAGARPEIYLAITHPILLPTALARLDSPIIKELVVTDTIYISPAQQHPKLVVLSLAPLLADAIERIHAARTISPLLKLTPQEWGEPPHK is encoded by the coding sequence ATGCCGCAACACCCTTTGCATCTCTTTTCTGGCACCGCCAATCGTCCCCTGGCCGAACGGATTGCAGAATGTCTGCAGATGCCACTCGGCGCCTGTGAGACCAAGCATCTGCCAGATAGCGAGGTCTATGTGGAGATCCACGAAGCCATTCGTGGGCAGGACATTTTCTTCATCCAGCCTTGTTCGGCCCCCGTCAACGATAACCTGATGGAACTGCTGCTGTACGTAGACGCATTTCGGCGCGCGTCGGCCCATACCATCACCGTCGTCGTTCCGTACTTCCCCTACAGCCGGCAGGAGCGCATGGCTCACGGGCGTGAAGCCATCAGTGCGCGGGTTGTGGCGCGTATGTTGCAAACGCTGGGCGTCACCCGCGTGGTCTATGTGGATATTCACGCGGAAGCGACCCAGGGATTCTTTGACATCCCGGTTGACCCGCTGTCGGCGCGCAAGGTGTTCATTGAGTATTTCGAGAACAAAGACCTGGAAAACCCCATCATCGTGGCGCCCGATGTGGGACGCGCCAAGCTGGCCGGTCGCTATGCAGAGGTCATGGGGCTGCCGCTGGCGCTGATGCACAAGCGGCGTCTCTCGCACAGCGAGGTCGAGAACTCACACGTTGTGGGCGATCTGAAGGACAAGACGCCGATTGTGATTGATGATATGATTGCGGGCGGCAGCATTCTCACCCAACTCAACGCCCTGGTGGAGGCTGGCGCCCGGCCGGAGATTTACCTGGCGATCACCCATCCGATTCTGCTGCCCACCGCGCTGGCGCGTCTCGACAGCCCGATCATCAAGGAGCTTGTGGTGACCGATACCATCTACATCTCCCCCGCGCAGCAGCACCCCAAGCTGGTCGTGCTCTCGCTGGCGCCATTGTTGGCCGATGCCATCGAGCGCATTCACGCGGCGCGCACGATCAGCCCGCTGCTCAAACTGACACCGCAAGAATGGGGCGAGCCGCCCCACAAGTAG
- the rdgB gene encoding RdgB/HAM1 family non-canonical purine NTP pyrophosphatase, with translation MRKLLIATHNQGKVREYRELLADLPVDVTYLDEVGITTEVAETGESFAENAVLKALGYAEMTGLWTWADDSGLEVDVLGGEPGIYSARYGGLQGEQERYNYLLARLADVPDAQRAARFRCVVALAFPDGDAFTASGAIEGTIAHAPRGSNGFGYDPIFEIEHSNLTLAEISSELKNAISHRAKAARSARRILLTLLAELGEDDEAQDRDA, from the coding sequence ATGCGTAAACTGTTAATTGCGACGCACAATCAGGGTAAGGTGCGGGAGTATCGTGAGTTGTTGGCCGACCTGCCGGTGGATGTGACCTACCTGGATGAAGTTGGCATCACCACCGAGGTGGCGGAGACGGGCGAGAGTTTTGCCGAAAATGCAGTGCTCAAGGCGCTGGGCTATGCTGAAATGACCGGCCTCTGGACATGGGCCGATGATTCTGGCCTGGAAGTTGACGTGCTCGGCGGCGAGCCTGGCATCTACTCGGCCCGCTACGGTGGCCTGCAGGGCGAGCAGGAGCGTTACAACTACCTGTTGGCCCGCCTGGCAGATGTGCCGGACGCGCAGCGCGCGGCCCGTTTCCGCTGCGTGGTGGCTCTCGCTTTTCCGGACGGCGACGCGTTCACGGCCTCAGGCGCCATCGAAGGCACGATTGCCCATGCCCCACGCGGCAGCAATGGCTTTGGCTATGATCCCATTTTTGAAATCGAACACAGCAATCTGACCCTGGCGGAGATTTCATCAGAATTGAAGAACGCGATCAGCCATCGGGCCAAAGCCGCACGCAGCGCCCGGCGCATCCTGCTGACGCTGCTCGCTGAGTTGGGCGAAGACGACGAGGCTCAAGATCGAGATGCCTGA
- a CDS encoding acyl-CoA thioesterase: MPDLLADFAVTVTFPVAWGEMDALGHVNNIVYFRYFENGRARYLSQVGFFDVAAGRAAIGPILASINCRFRYALTFPDTVTVGVRVVALGADRFTVLHRVVSQRAQVVAAEGEGVIVSYDYHLGQKTPLSEPVRAAILALDAAAGITLT; encoded by the coding sequence ATGCCTGATCTGCTTGCCGATTTCGCGGTCACAGTGACGTTTCCTGTGGCCTGGGGCGAAATGGATGCCCTGGGCCATGTCAACAACATCGTCTATTTTCGTTACTTCGAGAACGGACGCGCTCGCTACCTGTCGCAGGTCGGCTTTTTCGATGTCGCCGCCGGGCGTGCAGCCATCGGCCCCATCCTGGCCTCCATCAACTGCCGTTTTCGTTATGCCCTGACCTTCCCGGACACCGTGACCGTGGGCGTGCGCGTCGTCGCCCTGGGAGCCGACCGCTTCACAGTCCTGCACCGGGTGGTCAGCCAGCGGGCGCAGGTGGTGGCCGCCGAAGGCGAGGGCGTCATCGTCAGTTATGACTATCACCTGGGGCAAAAGACGCCGCTGTCCGAACCGGTGCGTGCGGCCATCCTGGCGCTCGACGCCGCGGCCGGCATCACGTTGACGTGA
- a CDS encoding sensor domain-containing diguanylate cyclase — MSHSSVSQRGDTYAVYAPQRIAPYVEDHFADSEMISLRLNQLQTIHHITDVVSHVDTLDAVYQEALFGMQRLLGVRRAALLLCDADRVMRFRAWSGVSPEYRSTVEGHSPWPPDDHDPQPILVSDAWKEPLLRAWHEHFVRENIRGVASFPLRYQGRLLGKFMVYYDQPHDFDTVEVRLAETIANQVAFATERQRVEDALRQANQQLTAWVAKLEQRTHEISLLNEMGDKLQTSMTLDDAYAVIADFTQALFATAQGALYILNPEHNLMEAVVAWGNLPHAGRRFPPDACWALRHGRACVMDESQRGLSCQHISTTDSHTYLCVPLLAQNETLGILHIELNPGAPALLHDDEGQFNEANEKLAVALADHAALALANLRLRETLRSQAIRDPLTGLFNRRYMEETLTREVHRAARRGTTLGIIMLDIDHFKRFNDSYGHQAGDALLRALGSYLQERTRGEDIVCRYGGEEFTLILPETPLSVLEQRADQLRVGITRLQVEHYRAIIGPVTLSAGVAIFPDHGLTGDAVLRAADTALYRAKTEGRNRIFTAGAADASPARA; from the coding sequence ATGTCTCATTCTTCCGTTTCTCAACGTGGAGACACGTACGCTGTTTACGCGCCCCAGCGGATCGCGCCCTACGTCGAAGATCATTTTGCGGACAGCGAGATGATCTCGCTGCGGCTGAACCAACTTCAGACCATTCACCACATCACCGACGTGGTCAGCCATGTGGATACCCTCGATGCCGTCTACCAGGAGGCGCTTTTCGGAATGCAGCGCCTCCTGGGAGTTCGTCGGGCCGCGCTGCTCCTGTGTGACGCCGACAGGGTCATGCGTTTTCGCGCCTGGTCAGGAGTGTCGCCTGAATACCGCAGCACGGTCGAAGGTCATTCGCCATGGCCGCCGGATGACCACGATCCCCAGCCGATCCTGGTGTCAGACGCCTGGAAAGAACCGCTGTTGAGGGCGTGGCATGAGCACTTCGTTCGTGAAAACATTCGCGGGGTTGCTTCCTTCCCCCTGCGTTACCAGGGGCGCCTGCTGGGCAAGTTCATGGTCTACTACGACCAGCCACATGACTTCGATACTGTGGAGGTTCGGTTGGCCGAAACCATCGCCAACCAGGTTGCGTTTGCCACGGAGCGCCAGCGCGTGGAGGATGCCCTGCGTCAGGCGAATCAACAACTGACCGCCTGGGTCGCCAAGTTGGAGCAGCGCACGCACGAAATCAGCCTGCTCAACGAAATGGGTGACAAGCTGCAAACCAGCATGACCCTCGATGACGCCTACGCCGTCATTGCCGATTTCACACAGGCTCTGTTTGCCACCGCGCAGGGCGCGCTCTACATCCTCAATCCTGAACACAACCTGATGGAAGCGGTTGTCGCCTGGGGAAACTTGCCGCACGCCGGGCGTCGGTTTCCACCGGACGCCTGCTGGGCGTTGCGTCACGGTCGCGCCTGTGTGATGGATGAATCTCAGCGCGGCCTGTCCTGCCAACACATCAGCACCACCGATAGCCACACCTACTTGTGTGTACCCTTGTTGGCGCAGAATGAAACCCTGGGTATTCTGCACATCGAGCTGAACCCAGGTGCTCCCGCGCTGCTGCATGACGACGAGGGTCAGTTCAACGAGGCTAACGAGAAACTGGCCGTGGCCCTGGCCGACCATGCGGCTTTGGCCCTGGCGAATCTGCGCCTGCGCGAGACACTGCGCAGCCAGGCCATTCGTGACCCGTTAACCGGCCTCTTCAATCGGCGCTACATGGAAGAGACGCTAACGCGCGAGGTGCATCGGGCGGCGCGTCGCGGCACAACCCTGGGCATCATCATGTTGGACATTGACCACTTCAAGCGCTTCAATGATTCATACGGTCATCAGGCCGGCGATGCCCTGCTGCGCGCGCTAGGTAGTTACCTGCAAGAGCGTACACGCGGTGAGGATATCGTTTGTCGCTACGGTGGCGAAGAGTTCACTTTGATTCTGCCGGAAACCCCGCTGTCTGTCCTCGAGCAGCGCGCCGATCAACTGCGCGTCGGGATCACCCGGCTCCAGGTCGAGCATTATCGCGCCATAATTGGCCCGGTGACCCTCTCGGCCGGCGTTGCCATCTTTCCGGATCACGGGCTGACCGGTGATGCTGTGCTGCGAGCCGCCGACACCGCGCTTTACCGGGCCAAGACCGAAGGTCGCAACCGCATCTTCACCGCTGGCGCTGCCGACGCGTCACCAGCGCGCGCCTGA